Sequence from the Panicum virgatum strain AP13 chromosome 5N, P.virgatum_v5, whole genome shotgun sequence genome:
GGACTTCCGAGAAATCCCCTGGCCAGCCATCCGCACTTACATATATACACATCCCAAGTTCGGATACGCGTCGCATCGAACATGTCTGTCAATTTCGCCTTGTGCACCTGCAACACTGAGCAACTCATCACAGTGATGGTGATCAATGGAGACAGCCGCACGGCGGCGACCAAGGATGAggtggagaagaggaagaggaggcggaagaggaagaagacggGATGGCTGACAAGACGAGGAGGAGCAAAGATCACTTGCTTCCTCGCCATCTTCATATGCATATGAAGGTTTTGGAATAGAGTAATTGCTGCAATACATATTGTCGATTACCTGGTGCATCAGTTTGATGAATCCATCTGCATGAATGTAGAGATGTCTCCCGATTCCATGTGCTACTCCGGTACTTTGTGGTCTTGACCTGCGTTCCGCATGCTGCTCTGAACCAGGTTACCGGACTCCAGGAATCTGCCGGGAGttggacacacacacacgcccCGCATTGCAATCTCTGGTGGTTCAGAGTTCATAGGACTTCAGCTTGTTATTACATATAGTCATGGTATACACATGTACATAAGTGGGGAAAATAAGAGTCTAGAATTCTAGGACATTGTGTGTTTGACAATAAAGTTGTGACACTGTCTATTTAGTAACAAAATGGGTGAAACTAGAGTATAGCGGCATCATCATCATAGCCATTGCCATCATCTAAGACCAGATCCTTTTCCAGGTTTTCCCCAACCTGAGAATCCGGTATCTTGTTGCTAATGAGCTCCTGAGAATCCTGTATCCTGTTGCCAATGAGCTCATGTAGCTCAAGCTCACGGGGAAACCTCTGCTCAGACAGTTTTGAGAAAACCTGAAAATTGGAGCAAAACGCTAGCATAAGCATGGCATATCCAAATCAGCTGCATAAGAAATTCAGTTTTGGAAAATGAAAAATTATGAACCATTCAAACTATGAGAAGCAGAACAAGGTTATAGTTCCATTTAAAAGAACCGAGTCTATGACTGCACATCATAGACTTGTATCAGTGGTCCAGATGGACTGCATAAGAAAATTCCTCAATAAGCTTTGCAGTTTTATATGAAGTCAAAAACATGGTTGCAGGATATTTTGTGAAACACCATTGACCATTCACTCATTCACTTGTCATTTTAGAACAGGCTAAAATGTGTCTGCTATTACAAATTCAACTGACTCAACGAATTCCCCTTCTTCTTTGTTCATTATATTTACAGTACCAATTCCAATCTCATGTTGAAATTTGGACACTTCAGTAATGATGGCATAGTAAATTTTGGACAGATAGTACTTTGACTCCAAGAGAGTACTTGGCACAGATGTGGatacaaacaaacataacaTGCTTTCTCATTTCGTCTAGAATAACTCGTCTCTTTTTCCAAAGTTTTGCTACCAACAACTGATAATTGTGCCACAATATGAGGGCATTATGAACAAACGTGACCTGAGCTCTTGCAGGGATTCAGCAAGAAAGTCTAGTTTAACTCAAGCCTTACTTTAAGATTGAAGGTTCCAGAATGTTAACAACTTCTATAAAGAGGAAATAAGAAAGACACTGAAGGAAAGAAGATATCTCAAAATGCTTTATGAGACAATATAGCGTTGCAAATAAAAATTGTCgataccctgtaacagggatacccactcttactgcagcaaggtaggacctgcgtagttatccgtaactgcgtggAAGGGAcagagtagccaggccccacgagccaggctcttccctcaccaggccaacggccccggacccgctccccgcctggggatgggtccggagacgccacgtgcctcTAAGCGAGGGAAGACCCGGGCTGACAGCCGGGAcctcggacccccataggggaccgggacctcctgcgcccgcccGGACCCCCATTTTTCTCCGcataggggtccggagccgccacgtggccCGGAGGCACGGACTCGAGCgtaagccttccgctggaagactcgcgcgCCCACTGCATTTAATcagatggacaaggcgtgctctgccgccgcggtacgcgtgacagcttttgtcaggcctcgctgtgcaccgcgtattaccaaggagcacagtgcagccgcctgtgccgcacccgcgcagagcccgtctgccgcattaaatggatacgacggcacggcacttttccatcatgccgcctacgccgcaagctacacagcccgcttaagctacgtggcaggcgacgccactagccTCATCTGGCATcatcccgacaagacagcgccaggACATGATgaacgaagggctccgggagcaggcaaaggaatccaggagagagatctccttcgcctgcgacgccataatgtatgaacagtatgttattttatactacaatgttggacccacctgtcggggacccaacagctgtgtatgcgcccccttgagatataaaagagaGGCGCTCGCTGAGCACAGGAGGATCTCCAGACAGACACAAGCTCTCGCAACTCtcacactctcgtgggaaggcaatacaacacacagtggacgtagggtattacgctccggcggcccgaaccactctaaatcttgttgtgttcatcgtgttcttgagtgagatcgatctaagactagctaacccccgagtacacaccctctgggctagggcgggtgccttccgccacccggctgtggtttgtaGCACCACGACAAAAATGAAAGTAATGCTTAATAACAGTGCATCCAAGTTAGGTTTATCCATAGGGAACCTACCAATTGCCCATTGCAATAAACTTCAAAGGCACCAGAGCTCTGTAGAAATGACTGAGCGAAATTGCCAAACAGCCAGATTGATGCCATGGTTCCAAATCTATTAGCACGCAGTGAGTAGTACCATGGAGGCGGAACCATTCCGAATCTAGGGAAGATCTGATCACCAGCCATTAATGTTGCCATGGCTCCAACTTGAAGAAGAGGAACAGCTTTGCTGAGTGCACGTTTGGGGAATGGTGGAGGATAATTTTCCAACACAACATGTATCCCAGGAAATGAAGTTTCCAGCATCCGCTTCATGGTCATTGCAGTTCCCCTACACAATTTGACTTGAAAATCAGCAACCTACCTTATACAATCAATCCATAGGTGGCAACTAAGCAAGGGAAAGTAAATTTAGTCATTCATTGAAGAACAAAGCATGGaaaatttttctttttacaGAAGAAAGAGCATGATAAagagtaaaaaaaattacagaaacaTACTGCAAAAATCATACCGTTAGATTCTAGTAGACTATTATTAAAGTGTGTGGATAAAGAGGTTTTCGCACCAACATATGTTCAATGTTCTTTTTAAGGGATGGCATGAGAAGATACATTCAGCACACATATAGTAACATTTTATCTAGATTTTCTCTTGCAGATGAGCAAGTATTTTAGTGGTAGTGCATCCGGTAGAGGTGCCACCCACCCAGGGCTCGAACCCTTGGTGCTGCATTTGTGCCCATCTCCCTGTGCAACGGATGTGGATGGGTCCCAGACTGCCAAAGAAGCAGACGCTGGCAAGGTTCCTGCCCCAGCCAATCTTCGGTGGGCCCCTTGTTAAAGCAAAGTCAGTGCAGACATCCTTCCTCGCTATCGAGTTTTTTTATTAGATTTTCTCTTAGCTATAAACAGAACGCAATTAGGCCATAGAATGAAGAAATAAATGGTACATGAACACGCAAGTCCGATCTACTTTctcatttttccttttcctaACAGAAGTACAGAACAGTGTGCACCCAGCACCATCAAGGCCAAAAAACCCCAATCAAGTCCATAAAAAGTTAtaatttctgttttttttgtgttaCTGTATCATGTAGTTCTGCATTGCATTTACTGTTTTACCTGGCTCCCATATAATTCAACAGCATAGTTGGATGCAAATAAGATCAGTAACGAGAGTTAGGCCTAAGAGGTATTCCATTCCCTGGAGAGTGGAGAGTAGCCATGCTTATGGACTCATAGAGAAATTTTGAAGACATAATAATGTCTGATGTTCACAACAGGTCGAGTGCATGCCCGAAAAGTTGAATTGTTGAAAACCAGCATTTAAGGGTATGCGAGTGAGATGAATGCATGGAAGTCAGTAGCCTGGCTAACCAGTATCTGCTGGGAAGCATATCTGACACAACCATCAGCTACTGTTAGATTGCCTTAAAAGAATACAGCCAAAAGTAACACAGGAATTGAACTTGTTACACGATACCAATTTTCAGCTCTCTTCGAAGATCTAACACTAATTTCAGTTCTCTTTGAAGACCTATTTAAGAAATTAGCACGACCCCAGGCGTATTGATTGATCTTAGCCCTGCCAAGCTCATTCCCGAGAAGTTAACGCATTTGAGAGCTGAGATCAACACATCATTCCAACAAAGACAAGCTGGGAAACTAGATGGAATTTTACATGTGGTGACATGGGGGAATTTGTGGAATAAAATTCCCAGATGGAATTTTACTTGAATAGTGGTACTGGGAAACTAGATTCCAGTACGGCGACGGCTTTAAGCATGCCTGCATACTCATACGGCCTTCCAGCCTAGTAAATCAACCAAAATCTCAAGTATTTGTCCTCCCACTTAGAAAGTACTACCAAGTACCAATTACCATGACTATCCTATCCATTCCCCCAACCCCAAGCCAATTCAGCAACTCAACAGTAACAAGATGTACATGTAATTACCTGTACGAGCAGGAGGCGCAAAACTTCAAGTCGACGGTGGTGCCGGAGCCAGGTCCATCCACCTGCGTCTCCTGAGATGGGCACAGAGAGCCGGACCAAATCACATGACTCACGCCGGTTCAAATCAGCAGATCGGAAACCGAATCACTGTATCAGATGGCGGACCGATACTAACCGCCTGCGCAGaagcgtcggcggcggaggggtcgcCGGGCAGGACGGCGGAGGGGCCCGGGCGCGACTGGTGGTCGGGCTGGggggccgccggcggcagcggcgcgaagAGGGTAACGACGTCGGAGCAGAAGAGGAGGATGGGGAGGCCCAGTAGCACGAACTGGACGCGGTCCATCGCGGCAGCGCTGCTCCGctgctcctcctctctccccggAAGAAGAGAACTGCCGAAAGGGAACGGACTGACTTGGCGACGAGCCGACGACCACAGGAATCTCGGAATTTTGACGCGGCGGGCCGGGCTAGAACGGTCGAGCCTTTGGCCCAGCACGGAGGTGTGAGAGAGGACGGGAGGCCCGACTCGTCTTCCAGTCTTGGCCCAGTGGTTAGGTTAGTTAGTAGTCACCTCGGGTGGGCCTAACTTGATGGCCTGGCCCAAAGAGACAATCAGACAGCGATCAACGGCCTAACTTGATGGCCTTGATGGGTTGGAGTTTTTCTAACGAGCCGCACCGATCGTGGGTCGTCACTGTAACTTTCACGACGTTACAGTGGCCCGGATTCTTAGCACGGACAGCGACACCACGGCCCAGACGCGATCGACAAGCGTAGGTATACGTACGTTCACACGGGCTGACAGCATTTGTTGCTACCTTGTCCTCCCATGGGCCACACGCACAGGCAGCAACGGCCGTTTCGTACCACCACGCCGCGATCAAAACTGCTTAACTGCATTCGACAACCTCGCGACAGAGAGCCGCGTTCTGCAGCAGGCGCCAACCCAATCATTCTAGCTGGCCGCTCGTATGGGTATGGCCGCGCCGGAATCGCATGGTCTCCAAAACATAACCTTGACCCcttgttattataaaaatatttatagaaaagtgagatatgtatatttttatgaaagtattttcaACATAattctattcatataattttcatatTTGCAAGCTTAACAATTTAAAAttattgatgatttatattcccaatgtttgacCCAAAACATGTCCAAAACGACTTCTTTTACCAATACAGAGGGAGTATGATTCTTTTATCTCTTAAATAATGCCTAATTTAACTTTTGATGAAAACGCCAGTTTAAATAAAATTTGCCAAATCTAAAAATTCTAATCAATGTGATCTCGAGTAACAATATAGCAATTGTAATCAAGGaggtttatttttattttacaagttcaaaaaaataaaataataaaaagaaaCGCCATTTCCCTTTTTCTATCGCCACGCCGTCCGAGCCCCGGAGCGCAGTCAAACTCCCCTCCACCACGGCACAAcccgcaaaaccaccaagggcccACATGGCAGTGACTCTCCGCGCACACGCCGAGATGCCACGTGAGAATGTTCCCCTCCGGCCTCCCCTGgccccgccctcctcctctgcctAAAAGCTGCCGCCGGCTCCGCGTCCCCAGCGCCTCGTCCATACCGTTACAGTTACTGCTCTCTACTCTCCTCT
This genomic interval carries:
- the LOC120674300 gene encoding selT-like protein: MDRVQFVLLGLPILLFCSDVVTLFAPLPPAAPQPDHQSRPGPSAVLPGDPSAADASAQAETQVDGPGSGTTVDLKFCASCSYRGTAMTMKRMLETSFPGIHVVLENYPPPFPKRALSKAVPLLQVGAMATLMAGDQIFPRFGMVPPPWYYSLRANRFGTMASIWLFGNFAQSFLQSSGAFEVYCNGQLVFSKLSEQRFPRELELHELIGNRIQDSQELISNKIPDSQVGENLEKDLVLDDGNGYDDDAAIL